One window from the genome of Solea solea chromosome 2, fSolSol10.1, whole genome shotgun sequence encodes:
- the wu:fc50b12 gene encoding p53-induced death domain-containing protein 1 → MPNKAQEDAVINLKTLKEISTQLGFEWATVAYELGFNRREIGRFHCTSTEKIVQARTMLESWYERSWDKPNKTKLLQDGLERAGRRDLAEKLRCLHWGHQKLSRRVELPSAFPFLITVHKTIHNQDALRRINELNSRYTG, encoded by the exons ATGCCCAACAAAGCCCAGGAG gaTGCTGTAATTAACTTGAAGACACTCAAGGAGATTTCCACTCAGCTTGGTTTTGAGTGGGCCACAGTTGCTTATGAGCTTGGCTTCAACCGAAGAGAGATTGGCCGCTTCCACTGTACATCCACAGAGAAGATTGTCCAAGCCAGAACCATGTTGGAGAGCTG GTATGAGCGGTCGTGGGACAAGCCCAATAAGACCAAGCTGTTGCAGGATGGACTGGAGCGAGCAGGCAGGAGGGACCTGGCAGAAAAGCTGCGCTGTCTCCACTGGGGCCACCAGAAGCTGAGCCGCAGGGTGGAGCTGCCATCCGCCTTTCCTTTCCTCATCACAGTCCATAAAACCATCCACAACCAAGATGCACTACGCAGAATCAATGAGCTCAACAGTAGATACACTGGGTGA